In Bacillus sp. Cs-700, one genomic interval encodes:
- a CDS encoding D-2-hydroxyacid dehydrogenase, with protein MKVISTGKLKTTIKDHLKENYPDLTFLFFSSMTEAEPYLSEAEVLLTYGEDLNDTLIQKANQLKWIMVLSAGLERMPLQAIKEKKILLTNARGIHRIPMAEYTLSVMLQVARNTKVVLANESSKIWKKKTPIREITGSTIGIIGTGAIGSEIARVAKAFRIKTLGVNRSGHRVDHFDEIYKNDDLLTMLPKCDFVISVLPSTNETMNYFKKEQFLAMKDSGVFINIGRGDTVEEQDLIDALNENHLAHAVLDVFKNEPLDASHPFWGMENVTVTPHHSAISDNYQPRAIEIFEHNLLQYQNRMNDYKNVIDPDRGY; from the coding sequence ATGAAGGTAATATCAACTGGTAAACTTAAAACAACAATTAAAGATCACTTAAAAGAAAACTATCCGGATCTCACATTTCTGTTCTTTTCATCAATGACAGAAGCCGAACCATATCTATCTGAAGCTGAAGTTCTTCTTACATATGGGGAAGACTTGAACGATACTCTTATTCAGAAAGCTAACCAACTTAAATGGATAATGGTCCTTTCAGCAGGACTAGAACGTATGCCACTACAAGCGATTAAAGAGAAAAAAATTCTTCTTACAAATGCGAGAGGTATACATCGTATACCTATGGCTGAATATACCCTTTCCGTCATGCTTCAAGTCGCTAGAAACACAAAAGTAGTTCTCGCAAATGAATCATCGAAGATTTGGAAGAAGAAAACTCCGATACGCGAAATCACTGGTAGCACTATCGGAATCATTGGCACAGGTGCTATTGGCAGTGAGATTGCAAGGGTAGCTAAAGCCTTTCGAATAAAAACGCTTGGCGTCAATCGCTCAGGTCATAGAGTAGACCACTTTGATGAAATTTATAAAAATGATGACCTTTTAACAATGCTTCCAAAATGTGACTTCGTTATTAGTGTGCTACCTAGTACGAATGAAACAATGAATTATTTTAAGAAAGAGCAATTTTTAGCAATGAAAGACTCGGGTGTATTTATTAATATTGGTAGAGGAGATACTGTAGAGGAACAGGATCTTATTGATGCATTAAATGAAAATCATCTAGCCCATGCCGTGCTGGATGTGTTTAAAAACGAACCACTTGATGCGTCCCATCCTTTTTGGGGAATGGAGAATGTAACCGTTACGCCGCATCATTCTGCTATATCTGACAACTATCAACCTAGAGCAATTGAAATTTTTGAACATAACTTATTGCAATACCAAAATAGAATGAACGATTATAAGAACGTCATTGATCCAGATAGGGGGTATTAA
- a CDS encoding DUF4397 domain-containing protein: protein MLRKFMAAAVAMVMMFGIIGGTAFADNHEAMVRVIHASPDAPAVDVYVDGEAVVEGAEYKQATDYMALPAGDHDIEVFPAGENGEGDPVISQSVTLEEGMKYSAAAVGKLDSISLWALNDDMEASEGKAKVRVVHASPDAPNVDIAVKDGDVLFSDVAFKSTSDYAEVDPMTVDLEVRPAGSEDVVLEIPGVELKEGYVYSVYAIGLVEGEPTLEAWPMVDATNMPSEMPQTGMGGTADQSNTVAWALLGGAILAAGTGIYLRKKQTA from the coding sequence ATGCTTAGGAAGTTTATGGCAGCTGCGGTCGCAATGGTTATGATGTTCGGAATTATTGGAGGAACAGCGTTTGCGGATAATCACGAAGCGATGGTACGTGTGATCCATGCTTCTCCAGATGCACCTGCAGTTGATGTGTATGTGGATGGTGAAGCAGTAGTAGAAGGTGCTGAATATAAGCAGGCAACAGATTACATGGCACTTCCAGCCGGAGATCATGATATTGAAGTATTCCCAGCTGGAGAGAATGGAGAAGGTGATCCAGTTATCAGTCAGTCCGTGACACTTGAAGAAGGAATGAAGTATTCTGCTGCAGCTGTCGGTAAACTTGATAGCATTTCGCTTTGGGCACTGAATGATGATATGGAAGCTTCTGAAGGTAAAGCAAAAGTAAGAGTAGTACATGCTTCTCCAGATGCACCTAATGTAGATATTGCGGTTAAAGATGGGGATGTTCTTTTCTCCGATGTTGCATTCAAATCGACGTCTGATTATGCAGAAGTTGATCCTATGACTGTTGATCTTGAAGTTCGACCAGCGGGTTCTGAAGACGTTGTTCTTGAAATCCCAGGTGTTGAGTTGAAAGAAGGATATGTTTATTCGGTATATGCCATCGGTCTTGTAGAAGGTGAACCAACACTTGAAGCATGGCCAATGGTTGATGCGACGAATATGCCTTCAGAAATGCCACAAACTGGTATGGGTGGTACAGCGGATCAGTCCAACACAGTTGCTTGGGCACTCCTAGGTGGAGCGATTTTAGCAGCAGGAACTGGAATCTATCTTCGTAAGAAGCAAACAGCTTAA
- a CDS encoding daunorubicin ABC transporter permease — translation MGKYLEMIRVRFLMMLAYRTNYYSGILIYSINIGAYYFLWNAIYGGKGEIEGLSVIQMTTYVAVAWMARAFYFNNIDREIAQEIKEGKVAIEFIRPYHYLVMKTMQGLGEGIFRLSFFSIPGMIIVSLIFPIEFSAAFSTWMFFMIAIILSFIVNTQINLLTGVMTFFFFNNDGLIRAKRVVIDLFSGLLLPISFYPGWAQNVMDFLPFQAISYIPSMIFTEGFTGSAVWEAILFQLVWAAILILPIQALWVIAKKRLIVQGG, via the coding sequence ATGGGTAAGTATCTCGAAATGATTCGAGTTCGTTTTTTAATGATGCTTGCCTATCGGACGAACTATTATAGTGGAATTTTAATTTATAGCATTAATATCGGAGCGTACTACTTTTTGTGGAATGCCATTTATGGTGGAAAAGGAGAAATTGAAGGATTATCCGTGATTCAGATGACAACCTATGTTGCGGTTGCCTGGATGGCAAGAGCTTTTTATTTTAATAACATTGATCGAGAAATTGCTCAGGAGATTAAAGAAGGTAAGGTAGCAATAGAATTTATTCGGCCTTATCACTATTTAGTAATGAAGACGATGCAAGGACTAGGGGAAGGCATTTTCAGGTTAAGTTTCTTTTCAATTCCAGGTATGATTATCGTTAGCCTTATATTCCCTATTGAATTTTCAGCTGCATTTTCGACATGGATGTTCTTTATGATTGCAATTATTCTAAGTTTTATTGTTAATACTCAAATTAATCTACTGACGGGTGTTATGACCTTTTTCTTCTTTAACAACGATGGACTGATTAGAGCAAAACGCGTTGTAATCGATTTGTTCTCGGGGTTATTACTTCCAATTAGTTTCTATCCAGGTTGGGCGCAGAATGTCATGGACTTTCTTCCATTTCAAGCTATTAGCTATATCCCAAGTATGATTTTTACAGAAGGTTTTACTGGGAGTGCGGTTTGGGAGGCGATTCTTTTCCAGCTTGTCTGGGCGGCTATTTTGATTCTTCCAATTCAAGCGCTATGGGTTATTGCCAAAAAACGTTTGATTGTGCAGGGAGGGTAA
- a CDS encoding YetF domain-containing protein — protein MDFDLLWKAVLIVIGGTLLLRVAGRKSISQMTLAQVVIMIGIGSLLIQPIVGKNVFSTLLVGLALVLTLVVVEYSQLKFDWLERFITGRSKILIKNGVLQENNLKRLRFTVDQLEMKLRQSQIHSISDVADATLEPNGQLGFQLKESKQPATKEEVAKIYEELKNLNQVIHGLSSSPVLKTPPPNSVDKKSTLFDEVGSNVHNPPVRNKLQ, from the coding sequence ATGGATTTCGATCTACTATGGAAAGCTGTGTTAATTGTGATCGGGGGAACGTTGCTCTTACGTGTGGCAGGTCGTAAATCGATCTCCCAAATGACGCTTGCCCAAGTTGTCATTATGATTGGGATTGGCTCATTACTTATTCAACCCATTGTAGGTAAAAACGTATTTTCGACACTTTTAGTAGGCCTGGCGCTTGTTCTAACTCTCGTTGTTGTTGAATATAGTCAGCTGAAATTTGATTGGTTAGAACGGTTTATTACTGGGCGCTCAAAGATTCTAATTAAAAATGGGGTACTCCAAGAAAATAATCTTAAAAGATTACGATTTACTGTTGATCAGCTTGAAATGAAACTAAGACAATCACAAATTCACTCTATCTCGGATGTAGCTGATGCTACGTTAGAACCAAATGGCCAGCTTGGATTTCAGCTTAAAGAATCGAAGCAACCCGCGACGAAGGAGGAGGTCGCCAAGATTTACGAAGAGTTAAAGAATCTTAATCAAGTTATCCATGGTTTATCAAGCAGTCCTGTACTAAAGACACCTCCGCCAAATTCTGTTGATAAAAAATCCACTTTATTTGATGAAGTGGGGTCAAATGTTCATAATCCACCAGTACGTAATAAACTTCAATGA
- a CDS encoding nucleotidyltransferase-like protein, whose protein sequence is MENLLRPIYQERASHPGTLGVLVIEKTKPFHPLTDNFDVVLLIIVQDNEKPWFVKHYDFEGKKAAMHVVSEEQVNEWLISGSHRRLVAWLVNGKIIFDRNEYIAGVKERIRDFPYEERTRKIGVEFARLIRRYTEGKELFASRQYMDAYNFILHALHHLARLSVIEHGFHPEITVWNQVKQIEPEIFKLYTELLSGEDPLDKRLELLLLANDFSLSSKSKNATVHIRKVMNERSNAWTYQELMEEEQLKEYGIDLGALLEYMIEKGLVEVHRSETKGSGIFIREYSAIE, encoded by the coding sequence ATGGAAAATCTTTTAAGGCCGATTTATCAAGAGAGAGCGAGTCACCCAGGAACGCTCGGTGTACTAGTCATTGAAAAAACAAAGCCTTTTCATCCGCTTACTGATAATTTTGATGTAGTATTACTGATCATTGTTCAAGATAATGAGAAACCATGGTTTGTTAAACATTATGATTTTGAAGGTAAGAAAGCAGCCATGCACGTAGTGTCGGAAGAGCAAGTTAACGAATGGTTGATTTCGGGTAGCCATCGACGTCTTGTAGCTTGGCTTGTTAATGGGAAAATTATTTTCGATCGTAACGAGTACATAGCTGGGGTGAAAGAGAGAATCAGGGACTTTCCTTATGAAGAGCGCACTCGTAAAATCGGCGTGGAGTTTGCAAGGTTAATTCGTCGCTATACAGAAGGAAAAGAATTGTTTGCATCAAGACAATATATGGACGCCTATAATTTTATTCTTCATGCTTTGCATCACCTTGCTCGTTTATCAGTTATTGAGCATGGATTCCATCCAGAGATTACAGTATGGAATCAGGTGAAACAAATTGAACCTGAAATTTTCAAGCTTTATACCGAACTCTTATCGGGGGAAGATCCGCTTGATAAGCGCCTGGAATTACTACTGCTTGCTAATGATTTTTCATTATCATCAAAATCTAAAAACGCGACTGTTCATATTAGGAAGGTTATGAATGAACGTAGTAATGCCTGGACTTATCAGGAACTAATGGAAGAAGAGCAGCTTAAAGAATATGGAATAGATCTTGGTGCCCTGCTAGAATATATGATTGAAAAAGGTTTGGTTGAAGTGCATAGAAGCGAGACAAAAGGATCTGGTATATTTATCAGAGAATACAGCGCAATCGAATAA
- the perR gene encoding peroxide-responsive transcriptional repressor PerR translates to MAEEKLHEAIDAMKNSGVRITPQRHAILEHLIQSMSHPTADEIYKSLEGKFPNMSVATVYNNLRVFKEIGLVKELTYGDASSRFDCVTTDHYHIICDDCGKIVDFHYPGLDEVETLAEQVTGFRVGDHRMEIYGKCPDCQKSKH, encoded by the coding sequence ATGGCTGAAGAGAAACTGCATGAAGCAATTGATGCAATGAAAAATTCAGGAGTGCGTATTACCCCGCAGCGTCATGCCATTCTGGAGCATTTAATCCAGTCCATGTCACATCCTACAGCAGATGAAATATATAAGTCTCTTGAAGGAAAATTTCCTAATATGAGTGTAGCAACTGTTTATAATAACTTGAGAGTATTTAAGGAAATTGGACTGGTGAAAGAATTAACGTACGGAGATGCTTCCAGCCGGTTTGATTGTGTCACAACAGATCACTATCATATTATTTGTGATGATTGTGGTAAGATTGTAGACTTTCATTATCCGGGATTGGACGAAGTAGAAACGCTTGCGGAACAGGTAACAGGCTTCCGAGTCGGCGATCACAGAATGGAGATTTACGGAAAGTGTCCAGATTGCCAAAAAAGCAAACATTAA
- the bcp gene encoding thioredoxin-dependent thiol peroxidase: MSIEIGEKAPDFKLEASTGETVSLSDYKGKNVVLYFYPKDMTPGCTTEACDFRDHIEGFEELDTVILGVSPDPVEKHKKFIDKYDLPFLLLADEDHSAAESYDVWQLKKNFGKEYMGIVRSTFVIDKEGNLVKEWRKVRVKDHVESALSYIKENLS, encoded by the coding sequence ATGAGTATAGAAATTGGCGAAAAAGCTCCTGATTTTAAATTAGAAGCAAGCACGGGGGAAACTGTGTCTCTTTCCGACTACAAAGGAAAAAATGTCGTGCTTTATTTTTACCCTAAAGATATGACACCTGGTTGTACGACAGAGGCATGTGATTTCCGTGATCACATTGAAGGTTTTGAAGAACTAGATACAGTGATTTTGGGAGTCAGTCCTGATCCTGTCGAAAAGCATAAGAAATTTATTGATAAATATGATCTTCCGTTTCTTCTGCTTGCGGATGAGGATCATTCTGCTGCAGAGTCATATGATGTATGGCAGTTGAAGAAAAACTTTGGTAAAGAATACATGGGCATTGTCCGCTCTACTTTTGTTATTGATAAAGAAGGAAACCTTGTCAAAGAGTGGCGTAAAGTCCGTGTGAAAGATCACGTAGAGTCCGCCTTAAGCTATATTAAAGAAAATTTATCTTAA
- a CDS encoding ion channel has translation MLLLITCAIILALISVGRSMVALMKRTRVPGSLLSVYKMFLLFLVYLTMIIAFGSMYLSLIILDIPVLQEGQVDLADMTLTPLTRVQSVLYFSAVTLLSVGYGDLTPIGLGRWIAIIEALIGYLMPAAFFVTTIVDYRESSKL, from the coding sequence ATGCTCTTATTGATTACTTGTGCGATTATTCTTGCCCTTATTAGTGTGGGGAGAAGTATGGTTGCTCTCATGAAAAGAACGAGAGTACCTGGAAGTCTGCTCTCTGTGTATAAGATGTTTCTGCTATTTCTTGTTTATTTAACGATGATTATCGCTTTTGGAAGTATGTATTTAAGTCTAATCATACTTGATATCCCTGTTCTACAAGAAGGACAAGTGGATCTAGCAGATATGACATTAACGCCGCTTACAAGAGTTCAATCTGTCCTTTATTTCAGTGCGGTCACGCTTCTATCTGTAGGCTATGGAGATCTCACACCAATTGGATTAGGAAGGTGGATTGCGATTATTGAAGCATTAATTGGCTATTTAATGCCTGCTGCTTTTTTTGTCACTACAATTGTCGATTATCGAGAAAGCTCGAAGTTGTAA
- a CDS encoding class F sortase, producing the protein MLCKKLLLSMLLLGAAAGCSSSSDHTDEMKEVLPNNEDTQLVSAPDLTVSSSYKSKESIEPALVGIIPAQLSIPAIHVDAKVEHVGQLPDGQMDVPKDERNVGWYQPGAKPGERGNAVLAGHVDNKTGPSVFFHLGDLEAGDLVTVTDEHGLAYDFEVNAVESYPRNNAPLEKVFGASSKSSLNLITCTGTFDQDAGTHEERMVVYTTLVSE; encoded by the coding sequence ATGCTGTGTAAAAAGCTTTTATTAAGTATGTTACTTTTAGGAGCAGCGGCAGGCTGCTCCTCTTCTTCTGATCACACAGATGAAATGAAAGAAGTTTTACCTAATAATGAAGACACACAACTGGTTTCTGCTCCAGACCTAACCGTATCTTCTTCATATAAGAGTAAAGAATCCATTGAACCTGCTTTAGTAGGGATCATTCCAGCTCAATTATCCATACCAGCTATTCATGTAGACGCAAAAGTGGAACATGTGGGCCAATTACCAGATGGGCAAATGGATGTGCCAAAAGATGAACGTAATGTTGGATGGTATCAGCCTGGAGCAAAACCTGGTGAAAGAGGAAATGCCGTCCTTGCTGGTCACGTTGATAACAAAACTGGACCATCGGTGTTCTTTCACCTTGGAGATTTAGAAGCTGGAGATCTCGTTACAGTTACGGATGAGCATGGGTTGGCATATGATTTTGAGGTGAATGCTGTGGAGTCTTATCCTAGAAATAATGCGCCACTCGAGAAAGTATTTGGAGCAAGTTCTAAATCAAGCCTCAATTTAATTACTTGTACAGGGACATTTGATCAAGATGCAGGAACCCACGAGGAGCGGATGGTTGTCTACACGACACTTGTTTCAGAATAG
- a CDS encoding DsbA family oxidoreductase — protein sequence MRIEVWSDFVCPFCYIGKRRLESALQTFPQRDQVEVVFKSFELDPNAKESNGESMAELLAAKYNVSLEQAQGMCENMRQQAEGENLTYDFDQMIPTNSFDAHRLVHYASEHGKSNEMSERLFYAFFTESKNIGDHETLASLGEELGLDAQDIKRMLGTEEFTKEVRSDEAMGSQLGIQGVPFFVFDGKYAVSGAQPVEMFKQAVQKAWGEGNQLEVVGGNAEACSADSCDFPK from the coding sequence ATGAGAATTGAAGTATGGTCTGACTTTGTATGTCCATTTTGCTATATAGGAAAAAGACGTCTGGAGAGTGCGCTTCAGACTTTCCCACAGCGTGATCAAGTAGAAGTCGTTTTTAAAAGCTTTGAACTTGATCCGAATGCGAAAGAATCTAATGGAGAAAGTATGGCTGAGCTTTTAGCAGCGAAATATAATGTGAGTCTAGAACAAGCTCAGGGTATGTGTGAGAATATGAGGCAACAAGCTGAAGGAGAAAACCTTACGTATGATTTCGATCAAATGATTCCTACGAATTCATTTGATGCCCATCGTCTAGTTCACTATGCATCAGAGCATGGTAAAAGTAATGAGATGTCAGAACGTCTTTTTTATGCCTTCTTTACTGAATCTAAAAATATCGGTGATCATGAAACACTTGCGTCACTTGGTGAGGAACTTGGGTTAGACGCTCAGGATATAAAACGTATGCTAGGAACTGAAGAGTTTACGAAAGAAGTTCGCAGTGATGAAGCAATGGGAAGTCAACTAGGCATCCAGGGTGTACCGTTCTTTGTATTTGACGGTAAATATGCGGTGTCAGGTGCTCAGCCTGTAGAAATGTTTAAACAGGCTGTTCAGAAGGCTTGGGGAGAAGGTAACCAGCTTGAGGTTGTTGGTGGTAATGCAGAAGCGTGTTCTGCTGATTCATGCGATTTTCCTAAATAA
- the yvfG gene encoding protein YvfG has translation MEPFSTPFFEENFRQYIQKNRDVFSKLEAMNSYYRSVVSSMIYDNLNKNSEIVRRIRNLDSAYKTIKQEHTDV, from the coding sequence ATGGAACCATTCTCAACACCATTTTTCGAAGAAAATTTTCGACAATACATACAGAAAAACCGAGATGTATTTTCAAAATTAGAGGCAATGAATAGCTATTATCGTTCTGTCGTTTCTTCTATGATCTATGACAACCTTAACAAAAACTCTGAAATTGTTCGTCGCATTCGTAACCTCGATTCAGCTTACAAAACGATTAAACAAGAGCATACAGACGTATAA
- a CDS encoding ABC-2 family transporter protein has translation MKHTSVFFLYVAQYMKTRLTYRVDMLMEIMSDLLFQAVNLIFILVVFGHTNMLSGWSKDEIIFIYGFFLVPFAIFGAFFNIWDFNERYIVKGEMDRILTRPVHSLFQIILERMELESLFGVLTGIAVMIYAGSRLDLSLSWYDPIVFIFMVLGGAFVYAGIFILLASISFWSDSRTSIMPMMYNIGNYGRYPVDIYNKVIRFVLTWILPFAFVGVYPSAYFLGREEWYGYAFLTPVMGAVFFGFAIFMWNIGVTKYRGAGN, from the coding sequence ATGAAACATACGAGTGTTTTCTTTCTATATGTAGCGCAGTATATGAAAACAAGATTAACCTATCGTGTTGATATGCTGATGGAGATTATGTCTGATTTATTGTTTCAAGCAGTCAATCTTATTTTTATATTAGTAGTATTCGGACATACAAATATGTTGAGCGGCTGGTCGAAGGATGAAATTATTTTTATTTATGGCTTTTTTCTCGTTCCATTTGCCATTTTTGGCGCCTTCTTTAATATTTGGGATTTCAATGAAAGGTATATTGTTAAAGGGGAGATGGATCGAATCTTAACAAGACCCGTGCATAGTTTGTTTCAAATTATTTTAGAACGGATGGAGCTTGAATCATTGTTTGGGGTACTAACTGGTATCGCTGTTATGATATATGCAGGAAGTCGTCTTGATCTAAGCCTATCCTGGTATGACCCTATTGTTTTTATTTTCATGGTTCTAGGCGGAGCTTTTGTCTACGCAGGAATCTTTATTTTGCTGGCCAGTATCAGTTTTTGGTCAGATAGTAGAACAAGCATTATGCCAATGATGTATAATATCGGAAACTATGGTAGATATCCAGTTGATATCTACAATAAAGTCATTCGCTTTGTATTAACGTGGATCTTACCTTTTGCTTTTGTTGGTGTTTATCCATCTGCTTATTTCTTGGGTCGTGAAGAATGGTACGGTTATGCTTTTCTTACCCCAGTGATGGGCGCTGTCTTTTTTGGATTTGCGATCTTTATGTGGAATATTGGCGTCACGAAATATAGAGGCGCAGGTAATTAA
- a CDS encoding ATP-binding cassette domain-containing protein: MEKVIDVQSLRKDFKSHSSRSGLKGAFRDLFTRNYKVISAVKDISFTVNEGEMVGYIGENGAGKSTSIKMLTGILTPTSGTVRVNGMDPHKEREKFVRSIGVVFGQRSQLWWDIAVQESFRLLKKVYNVPDDVYNEHMNHVIESLDIGPLLDKPVRKLSLGQRMRCELAAALLHNPKLLFLDEPTIGLDVLVKLKIRNFLKEINEKYKTTILLTTHDLTDIEALCDRVVMLDEGQIIYDGKLAKLRSNWGEGKQIEFQFGEQVNGEQLQPLLKELEAEWTKGDRDNVWIANVINEEHVISEVIGRVVAANRITDIKIHEISTEEIIRNIYEEGMLNG, from the coding sequence TTGATGTGCAGTCGTTGCGTAAGGATTTTAAATCTCATTCAAGCCGCTCAGGATTAAAAGGAGCGTTTCGAGATCTGTTTACGCGTAATTATAAAGTGATTTCTGCTGTAAAAGATATATCGTTTACTGTTAACGAAGGGGAAATGGTAGGGTATATCGGAGAAAATGGTGCTGGAAAGTCAACAAGCATTAAAATGCTAACTGGCATTTTAACACCAACTTCTGGGACTGTTCGGGTGAATGGAATGGATCCTCATAAAGAACGTGAAAAATTTGTTCGTTCCATTGGTGTTGTGTTTGGTCAACGTTCTCAATTGTGGTGGGATATTGCCGTACAAGAATCGTTTCGTTTGCTTAAGAAAGTCTATAACGTGCCGGATGATGTGTATAACGAACATATGAATCACGTCATTGAATCACTTGATATTGGACCATTGCTTGATAAGCCTGTAAGAAAGTTATCGCTAGGACAACGTATGCGGTGTGAGCTAGCAGCAGCGCTTCTTCATAATCCAAAGCTTTTGTTTCTTGATGAACCAACTATTGGTCTTGATGTCCTTGTAAAGTTAAAGATTCGTAATTTCTTAAAGGAGATTAACGAGAAGTACAAGACCACCATCTTACTTACTACCCATGATCTTACGGATATTGAAGCATTATGTGATCGTGTTGTGATGCTGGATGAAGGACAGATTATCTATGATGGGAAACTTGCTAAACTCCGTTCTAACTGGGGAGAAGGAAAGCAGATTGAATTTCAGTTTGGTGAACAGGTTAATGGTGAACAACTCCAACCTTTATTGAAAGAACTCGAAGCAGAATGGACAAAAGGTGACCGAGATAACGTATGGATTGCGAATGTCATTAACGAAGAGCACGTGATTTCTGAAGTGATTGGTCGAGTTGTGGCAGCAAATCGAATTACGGATATTAAAATTCATGAAATTTCGACGGAAGAGATTATTCGAAATATCTATGAAGAAGGTATGCTAAATGGGTAA
- a CDS encoding YgzB family protein yields the protein MQLKYTNKINKIRTFALSLVFIGIAIMYIGIFFKTSVLLMTIFMLIGFLATIASAVVYFWIGMLSTRAIQVVCPNCEKPTKVLGRVDACMHCKQPLTMDPDLDGKEFDEKYNVKRAQKRTQ from the coding sequence ATGCAATTAAAGTATACTAATAAGATTAATAAAATTCGTACGTTCGCGCTGAGTCTCGTTTTTATTGGAATTGCGATTATGTATATAGGAATATTCTTCAAGACTTCCGTCTTGCTTATGACCATCTTCATGCTCATTGGATTTCTTGCAACAATCGCAAGTGCTGTTGTTTATTTTTGGATCGGTATGCTCTCAACAAGAGCGATACAGGTAGTCTGTCCAAATTGTGAAAAACCAACGAAAGTTCTCGGACGTGTAGATGCCTGTATGCATTGTAAGCAGCCTTTAACTATGGACCCTGACTTGGATGGAAAAGAGTTTGATGAGAAATATAATGTAAAGAGAGCACAAAAAAGAACGCAGTGA
- a CDS encoding cob(I)yrinic acid a,c-diamide adenosyltransferase — protein MKIYTKTGDKGETSLVYGQRVLKSDIRVEAYGTCDEANSQIGLALSYLGATQFEGKEEWESIFHKVQTWLFHVGAELATPKGKKVGWTIEEAHINEMEKQIDAWEQQLEPLRNFILPGGHSAGACLHVARTIVRRAERLTTMVEETNPLVLSFLNRLSDFLFVAARFINYHMGENESVLHQDQK, from the coding sequence TTGAAGATTTATACGAAGACAGGCGATAAAGGGGAAACATCTCTGGTTTATGGACAGCGAGTATTAAAAAGCGATATTCGGGTTGAAGCTTATGGAACATGTGATGAGGCGAATTCTCAAATTGGACTTGCCTTAAGTTATCTTGGTGCGACTCAATTTGAAGGAAAAGAAGAGTGGGAGTCTATTTTTCATAAAGTACAAACGTGGCTTTTCCATGTTGGCGCTGAGCTTGCAACTCCAAAAGGAAAAAAAGTAGGATGGACAATTGAAGAAGCGCATATTAATGAAATGGAAAAGCAAATCGACGCCTGGGAGCAGCAACTTGAACCTTTGCGTAATTTTATTTTGCCAGGTGGCCACTCAGCGGGAGCATGCTTACATGTTGCGCGCACTATTGTTAGGCGTGCCGAGCGTCTGACGACTATGGTTGAAGAGACGAATCCACTTGTTCTTTCATTTTTGAATCGTCTGTCTGATTTCTTATTCGTTGCGGCACGTTTCATTAACTACCATATGGGAGAAAATGAGTCAGTACTTCATCAAGATCAAAAGTAA
- a CDS encoding RNA polymerase sigma factor, whose amino-acid sequence MSKGNYAIAYWDSENEEHFKVFCIENHQTLLRIARRIVNDQQIAEEIVQDVYLEVWNKRSQFQPDKGKLSTWVNQITRNRAIDRIKKEQRNFKETVVEDHHLVDKEIYNQDDFGNKDIINGALNSLNTDQKEILKLIYLEGYSQAEVASKKKIPLGTVKSRVRLGMKKLKEKIDSSLLEPV is encoded by the coding sequence ATGAGCAAAGGCAATTATGCGATTGCTTACTGGGATAGTGAAAACGAGGAACATTTTAAAGTCTTTTGTATTGAAAACCATCAGACGCTTTTACGCATCGCCCGTCGCATAGTCAATGACCAGCAAATTGCCGAAGAAATCGTTCAGGATGTTTATTTAGAAGTTTGGAATAAGAGAAGCCAATTTCAGCCTGATAAAGGAAAGCTTTCCACATGGGTAAACCAGATCACACGAAACCGAGCTATTGACCGGATTAAGAAAGAACAGCGCAATTTTAAAGAAACAGTTGTTGAAGATCATCATTTAGTTGATAAAGAAATTTATAATCAAGATGACTTTGGAAACAAAGATATCATTAATGGCGCCTTAAATTCTTTGAATACGGATCAAAAGGAAATTCTTAAGCTCATCTATTTAGAGGGATATAGTCAAGCAGAAGTAGCTTCCAAAAAGAAGATTCCTCTTGGAACAGTGAAAAGTCGCGTTAGGCTTGGCATGAAAAAATTAAAAGAAAAGATCGATTCATCATTATTAGAACCTGTTTAA